The following nucleotide sequence is from Microbulbifer sp. A4B17.
GGTTTTCTTATTTAGTCTGGCGCTTATTACCCTGATTGCCCTGAGCACTCTGGCTACAGCTGCGATGGTATCACTATCCCGCGGCCAGCCCTTTCTCCCCTCGGAAGTTGTACAGGTTCTGGGCTGGGAAACCCTCGCACCAATAGCCTTTGCCATCGCCATCATTGTTGCCTTGGGCAGCCTGTACAAATTCCATCAGTTATCCCCCGGGGGGAAAGCTGTGGCCGAATCCCTTGGCGGACACAAACTCAATATTGCTGCGAGAAGTGACCGGGAAAAGCGCGCACTGAATATCGTAGAGGAAATGGCTATCGCAGCGGGTATCCCGGTGCCCGATGTCTATATCATCGAAGATGGAGCAATCAATGCATTTGCCGCAGGCCAAAACCCGACCGACGCTGTTATCGGTCTGACGCGAGGCTCATTAGAAAAACTCACACGAGAAGAGCTGCAAGGAGTTGTCGCCCACGAGTTCAGCCATATTCTGAACGGCGACATTCGCCTTAACACCCAGATCACTGGACTCCTGCACGGAATCTTAATTATTGGGCTTTTGGGGCAACTTTTGGTCAGAAGTCCTGCGCCACACAAACGTGTAACCCCGTTAAGGTTCCCTCTACTGGGCCTTGGAATAATCCTGATCACCCTTGGCTATATCGGCACACTGACCGGTAACCTGATCAAGGCTGCGGTCAACCGGCAGCGAGAATTTCTTGCCGATGCCTCTGCAGTACAATTTACCCGCAACAACCTCGGCATTGCCAACGCACTGAAAAAGATCGGTGGCCACAGTTCAGGCTCGGAGCTAAGCAGCCCCAGCACCGCGGAGTTCAACCACATGCTTTTTGCAGTTGGGGTGAAACGTTCTTTGCTCAGCCTTTTTGCCACTCATCCTCCGCTAGCTGTGCGCATCAAGAGGCTGGAGCCCACCTGGAGTGGCCACTTCGCCAATTCAGAAAAACAGGCGTACAGTGAAATGCAGACTGCAATATCCCAAGATCCGAAAAATGCGCAGCTAGCCATGGTTGCTCCTACGACTCCTTTTCAGGTCGCACTGGATGCGATCGACAACAGCATCACTAAACCAGATACACACCAAGTCGAATTTGGGCACCAGCTGCTGGAATCCATCCCGATCTTGATCCAACAGGCTGCACACGAACCCTTTACAGCCCGGGCGCTGGTTTACTTTCTTCTTTTACACAAGGAGAAAATCGAGAGAAACAAGCAGCTGCAGCTTTTGGAGAAAATTGCCCACCCCGCTGTTATCCGGGAGATGCAAAGACTTAAACCGCATATGGAGTCAATGCCTGGCAGCGCCCGCCTCGTATTAATTGACCTGTGCATCCCTGCTCTGCGCGCCCTTGTTCCCCAACAGTATCAGGTTTTTAAGCGAAATCTGATTAAGCTTCTCCACAGCGATGGGAAAGTAGAAGTTTGGGAGTGGGCCCTTTATAGGGTTTTGATGCACGCACTCGACGGCGCTCCAGATCAACAGCGCCTTTCCTCCAACAAAAATGCCAATAAGGATGCGTCGCGATTTATCATTGCCGCTATAGCCCACGCGGGAAACAGCCAATATCTCCCAGCAAAGCGTGCTTATGAGAAGGGACTTACTGCTCTCGGCCTTGAAATAACCCCGCTACCCGGTATCGCTGATATCACCCTGCCGAGACTGGACAAAGCCATTGCCATCGCCAGCCTTATTCCACCCCTGGAAAAACCTAACCTGCTGAAAGCGATAGTGACGACCTTAAATCACAACGGCGTTATTAAAGCGGAAGAAATCGAATTATTGAGAGCCGTCGCTGACAGCCTGGACTGCCCAATGCCTCCAATTATCAACAAGACTTACTAATATCGATAGCGCCGACGCAGAGGACGGCGCTGCGAGCCATCATGGAACATGATGCTGATAAACCGGCCCAATACCCACGCTCCAAAGAATTACTGAGCCAATAAGCACCGTAACCATCATTACCAGCGCGACTGTCAATACAGCGCAAGCATATAGAAAAGCCCGATCCTTATTCATATTCATCAGGATCGGAATACCGGCAAAGACCAGGTAAATCGAATACATCCCAGCAATACCCACTGATGCCATTGTCAGCCAGGGATGTGGATAAAGGACGACAATACTAGCCAGAAAAATTGGTGTAGTAATAAACACCGCAAGTGCCGTGCCCTCGTAGTGGCGTGTGGGTTCATCACCCTCAACACCGTAGGACCGCGCCATCCAGTTGATAAACTCACCGAGGCAATAGACGCCAACCAGCAACGCAAAATAGGTGACAACCGACAGAACAGCCGCGCTCTCCGGCGTCAGCTTTGCAAGGTGCCCCCCAACCTGGAAACCCACTCGGGTCACACCAAAGTAACCGGCAACAGTAGGAATCAACGCTAAAAGCGGCACATGGGTTACGAACACTTCAAAAAATGAGTGTCGATCAGCGCGTATCGCCTCCCACTCTTTTTCGGGGTTGGTAAGAATACCTATTGTATGACTGAGTAACCGCACGCCAAATCTCCCTTTTAATACCCTGTTTTGCAGTATCGGTGGCGCGCAACAGATTGACCAATGCCAAAAGGGAATTAAGCGTCAGTTTCAAATTTACTTGATTTATATCAGCTGTGAACAGACAGACAGTTTCGCCCATTTCTCTTTGCTTTATACAGCGCCTGGTCAGCCGCTTTGAGGATACCCTCAGGTTTCCTAAGCTTTTTACTGCGGTGGGCAACACCAATACTCACGGTAATTTTTAGAGGTTTTCCCCCACCCTTACCTCTCTGTGACACCCCTGTTGAGATACGCCCCGACGATCTCAGACGCAACGGATAGCATGCAATTTTTTCTCGCAACGCTTCCAGCTGGGCCTCTTTCGCCTTGCGATTTCGCCCCGGAAGATAAATAACAAATTCCTCTCCTCCATAGCGAAACACAGTACCATTAGCATGACGGACGAGCTGGACAGCAACCATTTGCAAAGCCTGATCCCCCACTTGATGGCCATAGCGATCATTCAATTTCTTAAAATAATCTATATCCACCATGGCGATACTGTAATTCCATGCAGGTGTCAGCATCTGATAGCGAAAAGCCCGCCTGGAATGAAGCCCTGTCAATTCATCGCGAAACGCCAACTCATAACTGGCTCCAAGTAGCGATGCAACCAATAATATTCCCGCTACAGACCCGGTAAATTCGAGGGGAAGCTCTATCCAAACACTAAACAGCAGCAAAAGTGTGCAACTAAAAAGACCCATTGCAGTGGGACCGGGATAGAGGAAAAGTAAGGCGAAGGCACCAACTGCAGACACACTGCCAACGAGTTGCGGCAGCGAAAATGACTCGGGGGCAAATCTGGACAACCAGCCAGGTAAATTTTCGATAGGGAAAGCCAGTCTCAGGGGAGAGCAACAATCGTAGAGCAGGACAAAACCCACACCTTCAGCCAGTAAGAGCAGAGTCCATAGCACCCCAAAAATACTGAATACACTGCGGTCTCGGCTACAGGTAAATAGTACCAAATTAACCGCGACCAATGAGAGAAAAAGCGGAAGCTCCCTGGGTGAGCCGGGTAGAAGCTGAGAACTGGCCGCCATGTAAAGAGCCATAATAAGCAGCGCTGCAAGCACCACCCGGCTCGAGCGAAAACCAAAACCGAGCAACGCCGCCATCCCCAGCAGTAAAATTGGAAATTGTGGGCTGTATAAGGGGGTCAGATCGATCCAGGGAAGATACTGCGCAACGAGAAGCACCAGAAGCATCCCTGGCAGCCAGATAAAGCGCAGCCATTGAAGATACGGCGGCATGAGATTTGCGGCAATAAAATATAACGCGCCATTATACAGACTTAGAGCAAGAGCATACCCGGAACTGGATCACAGAAAAAAAGGAAAGGGGGCTGGCAGGGCTACAGGGTTTCGCCCTGCCAGAGAAAGGGAACGTTATTTGACGACACGTAATGCCGGCTTTTTAACCGACTTTTTACCCAAACTGGTAGGCGGTGTAGGCTCTGGCGGCTCTGGAGTTTCCTCGGCCTCAAATACCATTCCCTGTCCATTTTCCCGCGCATAGATGCCGACCACAGACCCCACTGGAACCTGAATATCCGTCGGCACACCGCCAAAACGAGCATTAAACCTGATGGCGTAGTTATCCATGGTCAGGCTGGCAACCGCTGACTCCGAGATATTCAGAACTATCTGACCATCATCGTTTACATGCTGCTGCGGTACCAGAACACCAGGGAGGTGTGTATCAACCAGAATATATGGAGTGCACCGGTTATCGGTTATCCACTCGTAAAACGCCCGCAGAATGTAGGGACGATTGGATGTCATGGCCGGCTTGCTCACCAGTATTCCCTCAACGCATTTCCCGTTCGTATTCGGTCAGACTCTGCTGGAACGCCTCACGGGCAAACAAGCGGTCCATATAATCCAGCAATGGTTTAACCTGCTTGGTTTTCGGAAGGCTGATCTCAAACTGCTCAAGGCGCCACAACAGCGGAGCCATGCAGCAATCCACCAGAGAAAACTCTTCATTAAAGAAGTACGGCAGGTCGGTAAACATCGGTGCAATACCAACCAGGTTATCGCGTAACTCTTTACGAGCAGAGGCCGCGTCCTTACCGCCAGCAAGGATCTTGTCGACCAGGGGACACCAGTCGCGCTCGATACGATGCATAATCTGGCGGCTCTGTGCCCGGGCAACCGGATAAACCGGCAGCAGCGGCGGATGCGGGAAACGCTCGTCCAAGTACTCCATCATCACCTTGGTCTCAAACAGAACCAGATCGCGATCTACCAAGGTTGGCAAGGAGTTGTAAGGGTTGAGGTCAGCGAGTTCAGCTGGTTTATCGTCGGCGTCCACATCAGTGATATCGACGGAAACCCCTTTCTCGGCAAGTACAATACGTACTCGATGGCTATAGTGGCTGCGACCATCAGAGAAGAAGGTCATCGAGGAGCGCTTGTTGGTAGGCACACCCATGTTCAAACTACCTCAAACTTTAAGCCGGCTGGAGCCGGCCTTTTATTCAAAATATAAAAGGGCAGTGAGTAACCCCACCACCCATTAGAGACAAAATATCGACGGCCTTAGTGGTGCACGTCTTTCCAGTATTCGCGGTTCAGCAACCAGGCGAAGATAAAGAACACAAAAATAAATGCCAGCACATAGAAGCCAATACGTTTGCGATCCTCAGCCATCGGCTCAGCAATGTACTCCATAAAGTTGACGAGGTCATACATAGCCCCATCAAATTCTTCTGGAGTCATAGAGCCTTTCACCTTGCCTACCTCCAGGCTACCACAAGCAGCATCCATAATCGGGTTACCCAGCTCATCCCGGACAATTTTTCCGTGATCACGCTTGGGTCCGGGGGCACATTCCTGCAAACCCTGCAGTTCCATCAGGACATGAGGCATGGCCACGCTGGGGAATACCTTGTTATTAACCCCAGTTGCACGACTGTCGTCCTTATAAAAGCTGCGGAGGTAAGTGTAGAGCCATTCCGGTGAGCGAGAACGAGCAACCAGCGTCAGGTCCGGCGGCGCGGCGCCGAACCATACTTTGGAGTCATCTGGACGCATGGAGATCGCCATCAGGCTGCCGATCTTGTCGTCACCCAAAACCAGATTCTCCATCATCAACTCAACCGGGATATCCAGGTCAGTGGCCACACGCTCCCAACGGGAGTAATTGGCACTGTGACAACCCATGCAGTAGTTGACGAAGTACTTGGCACCGCGCTGCAGGGACGGTTTGTCCCGCAGGTCGATGTTGATGTGATCCAGCTCCACCTCAGATTCTGCACCTACCGCTTTAATCGGGATAAAGGTCAGCAGGCCAACAACGATAATACCGATAAACAGGATGCCGAAAGTTTTACCGCCAGACGGGCTGGTTACACGCTCGGGCTCAGGGTAGACCTCATCACGATTGGTAATCCAAGGCAGCAAAGTAAAGAAGGCAGCGAGCAGCAGAGTTACAACCACCATGAAAGTATTCACAGAGTAATTAGCTACCGCCATCCACAGGAACAGCACGCCGAAGATGACACAAACAGCCCAGGAGCCAATGCCTTTCTTACTCTTCGGATTCGTCCAAACCGGCATGGTCAGGAAGAAGGCAAAGTAGAACAGGGTCGCTACCTGAGACAGGAAGTTGCGATCCGGGGTCGGAGATTTAACGCCCAGATAGCCAAGGATAATAAATACTGCAGCAAACAGAAGCAGCAAGCCCTTCGGCAACCAACCCTTGTAGCGGATCGAGCGAACCGGGCTCTTGTCCAGCCAAGGCAGCACAAACAGGATCGCAATAGCGGCACCCATGGCTACCAAGCCAAGGAATTTCGCAGTAAGCGGACCGATATCCATAGTAACCGCACGCAGGATTGCGTAGAACGGCGTAAAGTACCAAACCGGTGCAATATGAGGTGGTGTCTTCAGCGGGTTCGCTTCTTCGAAGTTAGCGTGCTCCAGGAAAAAGCCGCCCATCTCCGGGAAGAAAAACACCACGGTAGCGAAGATAAACAGGAATACCGCGATACCTACCAGGTCGTGAACAGAATAGTAGGGGTGGAAAGGTATGCCGTCTTTGGGGATACCATTCTCATCCTTGTTCTTCTTGATCTCGATACCATCCGGGTTGTTGGAGCCCACTTCATGCAATGCCAGGATATGAAGAACTACCAGCAGCACCAATACCAGCGGCAGCGCAATGACGTGCAGGGAGAAGAAGCGGGTCAGGGTAATACCGGAAATCAGGTAATCACCGCGAATCCACTCAACCAGACTGTCACCAATGCCGGGAATCGCTCCAAACAGGGAAACAATCACCTGGGCGCCCCAGTAGGACATCTGGCCCCAGGGCAGCACATAGCCCATAAAGGCTTCTGCCATCAGCACCAGATAGATACACATGCCGAAGATCCACACCAGCTCGCGAGGCGGCTTATAAGAGCCGTACATCAGACCGCGGAACATATGCAGATACACCACTACGAAGAAGGCGGACGCACCTGTCGAGTGGAGATAGCGTATCAACCAACCCCATTCCACATCGCGCATGATGTACTCAACTGAGGCAAATGCCTCCTCGGCGGAGGGGTTGTAGCTCATAACGAGCCAAATACCGGTTAACAGCTGGTTAACCAGCACCAGCAGGGAGAAAACACCAAAGAAATACCACAGGTTAAAGTTTTTGGGCGCGTAGTACTTGCCCATGTGCTTATCCCAGGCCTGATAGATTGGCAGTCGCTGATCTACCCAATCACCGAAATTTACAAGCCATTTCATGCGGTGCCCTCCTGGTCTACGCCAATCACGATTACATCGTCGTTCTCATAGGAATAAGGCGGCACCTCCAGGTTGGTAGGCGCGGGAACACCGGTGTAAACACGGCCAGCCATATCGTACTTGGAACCGTGACAAGGGCAGAAGAAGCCACCCATCCACTCATCGCCGCCCAGGTCGGCGGCACCTACTTCCGGACGGTACATAGGCGCGCAGCCCAGGTGTGTACACAGGCCAACCAATACCAGAAGTTGTGGTTTGATGGAGCGATTTTCCGGATCTACATAAGCCGGCTGAATGGATTCCTCGGAGTTGGGGTCGCGCAGTTGAGGCTCCACTTTCTCCAGGTCTTGCAATATTTCGTCGGTACGGCGCACAACATAGACCGGCTTGCCGCGCCACTCTACGGTGACCATCTGGCCCGGTTCAATTTTGCTAATGTTGTACTTAACCGGAGCTCCAGCAGCTTTCGCCTTGGCACTCGGCTTCCAGGAAGCGACGAAGGGAACGGCAACCCCCACCGCACCCGCGCCACCAACAACTGAGGTGGCAGCGGTTAGAAAACGGCGCCGTCCTACATTTACACCGTCATCACTCATGACGTAGTTCTCCCATCACAGCGACCCCGATAGCCCGGAGATTCGCTGGCCCAAACCCAAAAAGTCTTGAAAGAAGTCCCGCCCCGGCAGATTGCCCGCGCGAATAAACCCCACAAATCAAGCGGATACAAATCGGCGCAATGTTAAAGAAAATGCCAATTTGATACAAGGCAATGCTATGGGGAACGTCGGGAATCACGCGGCGAAAGCGCGATTAATCCAGCAAAAGTCATAAGAGCGCTGAATAACCACAGATACGGGAATATAAAAAAGCCCGGCAAAAGCCGGGCCAAAAAGAAAGCTTAACGCTTGGAGAACTGCGGCTTCTTACGCGCTTTGCGCAGACCCACTTTCTTACGCTCAACCTCACGGGCGTCGCGGGTAACATAACCAGCGGCGCGCAGCGGTTGACGCAGCGCTTCGTCGTACTGTATCAGGGCACGGGTCAGGCCGTGACGGATAGCACCCGCCTGACCAAAGGAACCGCCACCTTTAACAGTAACAGTGATGTCGAATTTCTCGACCATTTCAACCTTTTCCAGCGGCTGGCGCACGATCATGCGAGCCACTTCACGGCCGAAGTATTCGTCCAGAGTGCGACCGTTTACGGTGATCTTACCTTCGCCTGCTGTGAGGAATACACGAGCAGTAGAGGTTTTGCGGCGGCCGGTACCGTAGTATTGAGTAGTTGCCATCAGATTTATTCCCGTTTAGATCGCCAGTTCAATCGGCTGTTGAGCCACATGAGGATGTTCACTGCCGCTGTATACTTTCAGCTTCTTGAACATGGCACGACCCAAAGGACCTTTCGGCAGCATGCCTTTAACGGCGCTTTGAACGGTGCGCTCGGGCGCTTTTTCGATCAGCTTTTCGAAGCTGATGGATTTAAGACCACCGGGGTAGCCGGAGTGGCTGTGGTAGATCTTGTCTTTGGCCTTATTACCGGTCACGCGAACCTTTTCAGCATTGATTACAATGATGTAATCGCCAGTGTCCACGTGGGGCGTGTATTCAGGCTTGTGCTTGCCGCGCAGGCGGGTTGCGATCTCGGCAGCAATACGGCCGAGGGTCTTGTCCGCAGCGTCAACAATATACCAGTCGCGTTTTACCGCCTCTGGCTTGGCACTGTAAGTCTTCATGTTATAAACACCTGTAATATGACCCCCAGAATTAGGGGCCGTCCCACAAAAGAGCGCGGATAGTACAAAAGGAGTGTATGCTTTTCAAGCGGAATTTACCCCGACTCGACAGACTTATTCGGGGCGGTGGGGCCGCTCCAGATATTCGCGGGACTGCATCTCCAAAAGCCGACTCACCGTGCGCTCAAACTCAAACTTAAGATTCCGGCCGACGTACAGTTCCTCAGCTGGGACTTCCGCAGAAATCACCAACTTCACGCACCGGTCGTAAAATTCATCCACCAAATTAATGAAGCGACGCGCCTGGGCATCCATACGCTCATCAAACTTGGCCACCGACCCCAGAAGCACCGTATGGAACTCCCTTGCCAGCTCGATATAGTCATTTTGCGATCGCGGCCCATCGCACAGATCCACAAAATCAAACCAAGCAACATCATCCGCTACTTTCAGGGCTCGAATTGGGCGCCCCTCCACTTGCAGCTGAACCTCGCTACGAGCTTCGCAGCCGCTGACACTCAGCTGTGAAAAACTCTGCTCCAGACTGCTATCCGCCTCAGGCCCCAGCGGAGAATGATATAACTCCAATATCTCCAGGGTACGCAGCCGGTAATCGGTACCGCTATCGACATTGACCACCTTGGTGTATTTCTCCAGCAGATCGATGGCCGGAAGAAACCGCACCCTCTGCAACCCATCCTTATATAAGCCTTTGGGCACAATATTCGAGGTCGCCACCAGGGCCACCCCCCGGCGGAACAACGCATCCAACAGACCGGCCAATATCATGGCATCGGCAATATCTGAGACGAAAAACTCATCAAAGCAGAGCACCCGAGCACGACGGGCAATCTTATCTGCCACCTTCTCCAACGGATTCTTCTCCCCAGCGTACTCCTTTAGGTCCTGGTGAACCCGCCGCATAAAGCGATGAAAATGAGTGCGCTGTTTTTCCGCGAACGGCAGAGACTCGAAAAATGCATCCATTAAGTAGGTTTTTCCGCGACCTACCCCACCCCAAAAGTAGAGACCCTTCTCAGGCTCAGTAGCACCACTGCGAAAGCGGGACAAAAAACTGACGATGGCACCGCGCTCAGACCGGGCCACCAGGCGCCGATGAAGATCCTGCAACTCCTCAACCGCCTGACGCTGGGATTGATCCTCAACAAAGTCAGGGCGCTGAAGATCGCTCTCATAACGCTCAAGAGGGGAAGAAAATAGTGGTTTGGCGGGCAACATAGAGGAAAATTTCTTCGACTACTGAATAACTGGCGCGCACTCTATCAAATTCAACCAATCTGCGCATGACCACAGAGCAACGGAGTTGGCACCCTTTACAACAATGTAACCGCCCGAAATAGCCAGCCCTCCCCACAAACTGGAACCAGGCACCAACCATTCTGTCGCAATTGACCGACAACATTAATTGTCAGCGTAATAATCGCGTATACTGGCCACTCTATTATGAGAGCCAATAGTCACGTAACAGGGGCTACCCATAGTGCAGAAGCCAGCATAGCCAGACTGAGGCTGCTTCACCTCCCCTGCGAGGTAATCTGTACAATAAAAAGTAAGTTGAGGAGGTAGTAAGTGCACTCTACATCGGTATTAATTCTAGTTGGCGTCCTCGGTATGACACTGGGTGCATTCCTCGCATTCCTTGCTGTGCGTGGGCGTACCAGTGTGGAGCGCTCAGAAGAGCTGGAACAAAGACTCCGCGAGGCCAACAACAAACTGGAAGACTTCCAGCTGCAGGTTAACGACCATTTTGACCAGACGTCACAACTTGTTCACAACCTCACCGAAAGCTATAAAGAAGTTCACGAGTATCTATCCAACAGCGCCCTGCGCCTATCCAGCCAGGATATCGGTCGCCAGATGCTGAAAGCTGGCAGTGGAAAGTTGAAAGACAACGATGAGAAGCTCCAGGATATAGAGCCCCCTCGTGATTGGGCCCCCAAAGAGCCTGGCGCCAAGGGCACCCTTGCCGAAGACTATGGGCTCGAAAAGGAAGCTCACGAGAGCAGCTAGAGGGTGAGAAAACCTCGCGCGACAGTAAAGTAGATGCAGTTTCCAGAATTAAAAAAGGCGGGTAATTACCCGCCTTTTTTAATCGACACTTACAGACTCTGATAGTAATCCATCAAAATCTGTGCAACTTCAGGACGGGAAAACTCTGGGGGCGGTGCGATACCATCACCCAACATTTCACGAACTTTGGTCCCCGAGAGCAGAATAAAGTCTTCTTTAGTGTGATCGGGAACATCACGCATCATCACCACCTTATTCAGCTTCTTTGAATAAGCGGTGTGGTCTGCACGGAAAATTTCAATCTCAAGAGCACCTTCAGGAACCTTCTCATCAAAGATTGTCTGCGCATCAAAAGCACCATAGTAGTCGCCAACACCGGCGTGATCGCGACCAACAATCAGGTGGCTACAGCCACAGTTCTGGCGGAATACCGCATGCAGTACCGCTTCACGCGGGCCGGCATACAACATATCGAAGCCATATCCGGTAACCATCACAGTATTCGCCGGGAAGTACAATTCCACCATCTTGCGAATCGAGGCATCACGCACCGGAGCGGGAATATCGCCCGGCTTGAGCTGACCGAGCAGCATGTGAATCAAAACACCATCTGCTTCTACGCCATCCAGAGCCATCTTACACAGCTCTTCGTGCGCACGGTGCATCGGGTTGCGAGTCTGGAAAGCCACAACCTTATTCCAGCCGCGCTCTTTAAATTCATTCCGAATCTCGACCGCAGTGCGGAAGGTATCCGGGAAGTCGTTCTGGAAGTAACTGAAGTTCAGCACTTCGATCGGACCTGAAACCAGGGTTCGACCAGCAGATTTGAAAGTTGCTACACCAGGATGCTTTTCATCCAATGTACCAAATACCTGCTCAGCCATAATATCCATCTGCTCTTCAGAGATGGTTTCAATCGCCTCAACATCCATAACGGCGAGAACAGGGTTGCCCTCTACGTTCGGGTCACGCAGAGCAATACGGGAAGCACCGTCAATTTCACTGGCATCTTTGATGACATTGACAACGGGTACCGGCCAAAACAAACCATCTACCGTACGCAGGGTTTTAGCTACGCTCATGGCATCAGCCAGGTTCATATAGCCGTGCAACGGATTAAAGTACCCCGCCCCAAGCATCACCGCATTAGCGGCGGCAGCAGAACTGACCACGATTGACGGCAGAGACTCTGCTTCGTGCATCAGCTCGTGATGCCTTTCACTGTCATATACAAAGCGTGGCTGTAGCTCAACACTGCCATGGGGGCGAACTAGGGACATTTAGGTCTCCAAATACAGTAGTTACCGGTTAGTCTTAAATTTTCGATTGGCCATTATACGCATCTATCGCATATGACCAATGTCAATGGGATACAGAGGGCATATTATACTCATCAAATGCGCCTCCCCCTGAGTGCTTTCTCAATTCTCCAGCCCCCCCAAACACAAAGCGAGCCCATCCAGGGAAGAGGAATCACTATAAGAAATAACCCCAGGCCCAGGGACCCTACAAAATATGCCAAACTCCGCGGCCACACCGTGATAAAAGCTCGTAGTAAATGAAGCAACAATTTCCTCTATCCAGCGCTATATGCAGCGATTCCACCTGAAGACGTGTGTATAATCAGCGCAAAGAGGAGTCACGAGTGTCCCAGAACCGATTTCTACAAGATTGGGCCCTACCCGCCCTGATAGGCCTTGCCATGGCCGCCCTGCTCTTGGTTATATTCCCACAACTGCGTGGCGTCGCCCCCAAAGCCAATGGAAATAATGTCCAGGGCCCGGTTTCCTACGCCCACGCCGTGAATATGGCTGGGCCCGCTGTAGTCAATATCTACACCCGCATGGCCATGCCTCAGCGCCAACATCCCCTGTTTAACGACCCCCTTTTTAGGCGTTTATTCGACAACATGGATGTCCCGCAAAGACAGAGGATGCAATCTAACCTTGGGTCAGGGGTCATCGCCAGCGACAATGGTTATATTTTAACTAACCATCACGTGGTCGATCAGGCAGATGCTATCGTTATTCTTTTGGCCGATGGAAGGGAAGCACAGGCCAAGCTTGTAGGAAGCGATGCAGATTTTGATCTGGCCGTTCTCAAAATTGACCTCGACGGCCTGACTTCCATCTCTGTAGGCGAACCCGACAGGGCTCAGGTAGGTGACGTCGTACTGGCAATTGGCAACCCATTTGGAGTCGGACAAACCG
It contains:
- a CDS encoding M48 family metallopeptidase; protein product: MNFYVHQDKAKQSSRLLVFLFSLALITLIALSTLATAAMVSLSRGQPFLPSEVVQVLGWETLAPIAFAIAIIVALGSLYKFHQLSPGGKAVAESLGGHKLNIAARSDREKRALNIVEEMAIAAGIPVPDVYIIEDGAINAFAAGQNPTDAVIGLTRGSLEKLTREELQGVVAHEFSHILNGDIRLNTQITGLLHGILIIGLLGQLLVRSPAPHKRVTPLRFPLLGLGIILITLGYIGTLTGNLIKAAVNRQREFLADASAVQFTRNNLGIANALKKIGGHSSGSELSSPSTAEFNHMLFAVGVKRSLLSLFATHPPLAVRIKRLEPTWSGHFANSEKQAYSEMQTAISQDPKNAQLAMVAPTTPFQVALDAIDNSITKPDTHQVEFGHQLLESIPILIQQAAHEPFTARALVYFLLLHKEKIERNKQLQLLEKIAHPAVIREMQRLKPHMESMPGSARLVLIDLCIPALRALVPQQYQVFKRNLIKLLHSDGKVEVWEWALYRVLMHALDGAPDQQRLSSNKNANKDASRFIIAAIAHAGNSQYLPAKRAYEKGLTALGLEITPLPGIADITLPRLDKAIAIASLIPPLEKPNLLKAIVTTLNHNGVIKAEEIELLRAVADSLDCPMPPIINKTY
- a CDS encoding Yip1 family protein, translating into MRLLSHTIGILTNPEKEWEAIRADRHSFFEVFVTHVPLLALIPTVAGYFGVTRVGFQVGGHLAKLTPESAAVLSVVTYFALLVGVYCLGEFINWMARSYGVEGDEPTRHYEGTALAVFITTPIFLASIVVLYPHPWLTMASVGIAGMYSIYLVFAGIPILMNMNKDRAFLYACAVLTVALVMMVTVLIGSVILWSVGIGPVYQHHVP
- a CDS encoding diguanylate cyclase; its protein translation is MPPYLQWLRFIWLPGMLLVLLVAQYLPWIDLTPLYSPQFPILLLGMAALLGFGFRSSRVVLAALLIMALYMAASSQLLPGSPRELPLFLSLVAVNLVLFTCSRDRSVFSIFGVLWTLLLLAEGVGFVLLYDCCSPLRLAFPIENLPGWLSRFAPESFSLPQLVGSVSAVGAFALLFLYPGPTAMGLFSCTLLLLFSVWIELPLEFTGSVAGILLVASLLGASYELAFRDELTGLHSRRAFRYQMLTPAWNYSIAMVDIDYFKKLNDRYGHQVGDQALQMVAVQLVRHANGTVFRYGGEEFVIYLPGRNRKAKEAQLEALREKIACYPLRLRSSGRISTGVSQRGKGGGKPLKITVSIGVAHRSKKLRKPEGILKAADQALYKAKRNGRNCLSVHS
- a CDS encoding ClpXP protease specificity-enhancing factor, with product MTSNRPYILRAFYEWITDNRCTPYILVDTHLPGVLVPQQHVNDDGQIVLNISESAVASLTMDNYAIRFNARFGGVPTDIQVPVGSVVGIYARENGQGMVFEAEETPEPPEPTPPTSLGKKSVKKPALRVVK
- a CDS encoding glutathione S-transferase N-terminal domain-containing protein; this translates as MGVPTNKRSSMTFFSDGRSHYSHRVRIVLAEKGVSVDITDVDADDKPAELADLNPYNSLPTLVDRDLVLFETKVMMEYLDERFPHPPLLPVYPVARAQSRQIMHRIERDWCPLVDKILAGGKDAASARKELRDNLVGIAPMFTDLPYFFNEEFSLVDCCMAPLLWRLEQFEISLPKTKQVKPLLDYMDRLFAREAFQQSLTEYEREMR
- a CDS encoding ubiquinol-cytochrome c reductase; protein product: MKWLVNFGDWVDQRLPIYQAWDKHMGKYYAPKNFNLWYFFGVFSLLVLVNQLLTGIWLVMSYNPSAEEAFASVEYIMRDVEWGWLIRYLHSTGASAFFVVVYLHMFRGLMYGSYKPPRELVWIFGMCIYLVLMAEAFMGYVLPWGQMSYWGAQVIVSLFGAIPGIGDSLVEWIRGDYLISGITLTRFFSLHVIALPLVLVLLVVLHILALHEVGSNNPDGIEIKKNKDENGIPKDGIPFHPYYSVHDLVGIAVFLFIFATVVFFFPEMGGFFLEHANFEEANPLKTPPHIAPVWYFTPFYAILRAVTMDIGPLTAKFLGLVAMGAAIAILFVLPWLDKSPVRSIRYKGWLPKGLLLLFAAVFIILGYLGVKSPTPDRNFLSQVATLFYFAFFLTMPVWTNPKSKKGIGSWAVCVIFGVLFLWMAVANYSVNTFMVVVTLLLAAFFTLLPWITNRDEVYPEPERVTSPSGGKTFGILFIGIIVVGLLTFIPIKAVGAESEVELDHINIDLRDKPSLQRGAKYFVNYCMGCHSANYSRWERVATDLDIPVELMMENLVLGDDKIGSLMAISMRPDDSKVWFGAAPPDLTLVARSRSPEWLYTYLRSFYKDDSRATGVNNKVFPSVAMPHVLMELQGLQECAPGPKRDHGKIVRDELGNPIMDAACGSLEVGKVKGSMTPEEFDGAMYDLVNFMEYIAEPMAEDRKRIGFYVLAFIFVFFIFAWLLNREYWKDVHH